The genomic window agtgggccagatgtggcccaattgccttctcaatccggcccgtggacagtccaggattcagcatgtttttacatgagtagaatgtgtccttttatttaaaatgcatctctgggttatttgtgaggcataggaattcgttcatttccccctctcaaaatatagtccggcccaccacatggtctgagggacggtggaccggcccacgactgaaaaaggttgctgacccctgccttaagggTAAGGGCCACAGTACAGCAGCAGAGTGTCTATTTTTCAACTATCTCTTTATCATATCCTCCAATACCTCGCAGCCCCAAACAGGGTGTCCATGGCACATACCCGTCAACTGTCCAAGACATCCTCTTTTGGGGGTCCATGCTGTTGCACAAGACCACAGCTCCCCCAAATGTGTGATATGGTGGACAGACACACATCTCACATGAGAGCACGGTGCCCAAAATTGCACAGGAGCGCAGCCTGGAAGACGCACAGCTGGTTTTGCTCTGGGacatgttggagagtatggtggcaccattcacataacaaaaactaccaccaagatatcaacattttcaaaagtagggggtccatggcttggcttttgaaaaaacaTGGGGTGCACAGTAATTAGCTAATAGGGAATCACTGTTCTAGAATAACACTAGAAAGGACGTGAAAGGATATGACAAGTGAAAGGAAATGACAAAAGGCTCCAAGAGCCAGACTTACATCACTTAAATTCTTATAGTTTTGATTAAAAGCTGCTGTAAAATGGCAACTCTTCATAACTGGTCTCTGTCATGTGCCTTGTGATCATGTTCCTATTCCCAGGTGCTCTTGTAAACCCCAAATTTGACTGCAGCAACAACCTTCCAGATCATGGTTGTAAAATGCCGCATGTTGCGTGGTAAATATTTTTTACCGAGCAGTCATGACAAATATATGAGAGCACAGACTGAAATTTCTCATGAAACAAGACTTTATTACCCacaaaaatcatatatatctagGCCTAGGAACTGTGCCTTCTGCTCAATATAATTATTCCCCTGGTAGCCTGAAAATGAGGGTATCATGGATGTGGAGGCAGCTTCTGTTCAATGTAATTAGTTCCCCCAGCTACTTGCATTGTGAAAAGTGCAGCTGTTAAGCCACAGTGAATGCTAAATGAAGGTAATTTCCATTATAGATTGCATGGTAAAGATGCACCATGTTCATTTCTGTCACAGCCAACTATTacaatgcataaataaattcTACTGCTCCAGTGATGGCCTTAAATCCTAAACCATGCTGTCTGGTACATCGTGTTGTCATGAATAGGGTATTTCTTCCTGCACCATACGGTAAATCATGCCAATTAACTCCACATATAAGGAAGCAGCAGTGTTTCCAAAACCAAGCACCAGAAATACAAGCAGAACCAAAACACACAAATATACTCAGAAACCATGTTGTTCAATAGCCCTGGTCTCTCAGGGTAAATGCCTGTTTCGGATGTTATCCAGGAGATTTTGGGCCTCTTGGAGTCCATGACCAGCAGCTACATTCAGAAGCTTTTCTACATCCCTGGAAGATATGCAATCATTATCAGATAAACAGGCAATCAGAGGGGAGAAATAGGAACAGTGTGGGAATGGGCAGTTTTGTGCTTGCGTCGCTTCTTCATTATCTATACGTTTGCAGTGATGCCCATTGGTGTGTCcaatgcattgccaaaaaaataaGGTAAAGACTGGTgcagatttgcataacatttgcacatGCTATTGTATACAATGCAAATTAAGACATAACTAACAGAAtgtaagcaaaaataataatacacctcACCAGTGAGGAGCAAGACTGTGACCAAGTAACAGCAGGTGCATGCCTGCTTAGTCTGCTGTGGGGAGCTActtgttgatgggcaacttgaAGCCCCCTCCTGGGACtcggctagattggtaaagaaaaagcgttgtatatgcaatataacactgtgacaccagatggcgctatgGAATCCCGGCTTTCCCTACCGGGTTTCCCcattaaggttgccatattttgaagagcaaaaaagaggacacccTTGCCGACTTCTGCTTTTACTTATGGATCTCTGTGACAACtcatcatgaaaaagaggacgcgtactggaaaaaagaggacataggGCAACCCTACTTTAAATTTACAACGTGTTTAATTGAAACGCTTCtgtgatgtgtctagatccagccctgctctcccttcctagggttctttatctttaagtcACACTTGGACTGAACAGCACTTCAAAGAGAGACGAGGAACCTTGTTCAGCTCAAGGGCGGCATTCTCATCTGGCTAGTTTTCTGGGGAACATATGCTGGCAGTGGACAgggcctgaggcaaaagtggatgaATTGTAATCATTGTGCTATAGGCTATGCATACTCACGCCCCCATTCTGTCCTGTATCCAGACAGAGAAGAAGCGCTATCAGAATTTAAGGAAACTTTCTAGTCAGGGAAAGACAAGGAGGGTTAGTCAAGAGCACGTTCATGGAGAAGGGAGAACTCTGATTGACTATTGCCCTCGgagcagaaagaaatgaaacataCCCTTCTTCAAGGATAGTTGTCATGTTCTTCAGTTTCCCCACGGCCAGGTTGAAAGAGGAGTGTGGGTGGCCTTGCTCTGCTGCTTGTCTGAAAGAGAGAAGATGAAGGAAAGAGGCTCCAAATTAGAGTCAACATGGTGACCAGGTCAGACAAACTTGCAGAATGTGGCAACTTCCAACATTTCGCTGATGAAATGGGGGCATGCTTGAAACACCTTTACTGCCACACCAGAGACACCAACTTGTGAGGGAGATTGggggagaattctgggaactgtagtttacccctctaCAATCGACACACCCTTAACCAACTATaggtcccagaattcttggggtggggtgggggccttAAACATATGatgtgttaaaacaaaatcgaaaattctttccagtagcaccttagagaccaactgagtttgttcctggtatgagctttcgtgtgcatgcacacttcttcagatacactgaaacagaagtcaccagatccttaaatatagtgagggagtggggaggggtattgctcagaagggtggtgggaatggttgatcagctgataggtgtggaaaacctgttgacgactcttaatggctgtaattagtcttgcagggaaaggcaagtggtgagatggctaaagatagcttagttatgtataatgagataagaatccaatgtctttgttcagaccaggtttctccgtggttttaagtttggtgattagttgtaattcagccacttctctttccagtctatttctgaaatttctgtaactggaaatatgatGTGTTACGCATCCATAGGCCCAAAGATCCCACACCAGAATATGAGGTGAATTAAGTGCAGGCAGTATAAGTCCAAAGAAATCTTACGATGACCATGTGTC from Lacerta agilis isolate rLacAgi1 chromosome 9, rLacAgi1.pri, whole genome shotgun sequence includes these protein-coding regions:
- the LOC117053466 gene encoding sel1-repeat-containing protein YbeT-like, with translation MLCYENFHFHVAHMYAHLGYPSAQHIVGQRYLKGAGVEKNEEKAMQWFRQAAEQGHPHSSFNLAVGKLKNMTTILEEGDVEKLLNVAAGHGLQEAQNLLDNIRNRHLP